A single genomic interval of Armigeres subalbatus isolate Guangzhou_Male chromosome 1, GZ_Asu_2, whole genome shotgun sequence harbors:
- the LOC134206625 gene encoding sushi, von Willebrand factor type A, EGF and pentraxin domain-containing protein 1, which translates to MMSDHHLELLERRRRRRHHRIEDGGGNGGSAVQQKQQQQQRQARRRCWNLSNEVSVVMVFVAAATIVSNWAGVNCQVCGPPAIPANARVQTQPADGGGPGFRSAKYECDSGYELFGQETIRCDPVKGWDRELPFCGTNVAYRKPVNQSSATRSGPAGFANDGQPGNQNPDGQECSETQKEASPWWRVDLLTPEAVRVVRITTRGCCGHQPLQDLEIRVGNSSSDLQRNPLCAWYPGTMDEGTTKSFTCARPLIGQYVTVQLVGVESSLSLCEVEVFSNDEFSPDRCAAPNLNADTILTTFAKTCYEFHITRGESFDKARQVCQKHGGDLIHDMRGATTDYIISELERRKTDLRTQLVWIGAQKEPGITIRTWKWVNGDTVLKPTWGKDQPNNYNGEQNCVVLDGGRSWLWNDVGCNLDYLNFICQHKPLSCGSPEALVNTTIVGKNFTIGAAISYRCPVGHSLIGDGQRLCQDTGVWSGRPPTCKYVDCGRLAEIDHGGIILSEQRTSFDVKATYTCHENYTLIGNENRTCTLDGWSGTDPKCLVDWCPEPPPIQGGSIKVSGRRAGSTAIYACDYGFVLIGEPVLSCGLGGNWTGKTPVCRFVDCGMPARPDRGNMLLVNDSTTVGSMVRYFCDDDYWLVGPQELFCTKDGKWSGSAPACELITCETPHVPPGSYVVGYDYNIHSSIQYHCDPGHILRGEDTLTCLESGHWSGEAPDCEYVDCGPLTPIPFGSHRYLQNTTFLGSEVMYSCANSHRLSGSPKRICLETGLWSDAAPRCEEIRCPEPTFAPHSILSVTGNDRMYGRTLIRTSDVAANSVQTYKIGALAKYRCERGYKIVGEPLITCEENGLWSGEIPECVYVDCQAPPSTKHGRVTLATNATYYGAAALYECDANFKLDGVSRRLCMEDGSWSHDTPACVEITCDEPNLSDNLVADLGSRKVGTAAKFSCAKGRYMVGNGTRTCQQTGIWSGRNPVCKLIDCGRPADIENGRVIVVNDSTVYGGSAEYHCIPHYNRIGPYLRKCMDDGKWSGEEPRCELIVNDAQETNSLGTGIAIGAAIIVILLILIGVLFLHRNKARPVKNTENVQAAEHKDEQNAAVMSYSSLENGRHNFDLPNRGNLVTFNTFQGANGTNPPPPSRLNGNGPSISVSNNNSISSRHMNGGGENIYDQIPSEQFYDAPYEMRSNEEVYEPEPTARGNVITINGVSVR; encoded by the exons TTTGCGGACCTCCAGCGATCCCGGCCAACGCCCGAGTCCAGACACAGCCTGCGGACGGCGGAGGACCCGGTTTCCGGTCAGCTAAGTACGAGTGCGACTCCGGCTATGAACTGTTCGGTCAGGAAACGATCCGCTGCGATCCGGTCAAGGGATGGGACCGGGAGCTGCCATTTTGCG GAACTAACGTGGCGTACCGAAAGCCAGTGAACCAATCGTCTGCAACGCGTTCCGGTCCGGCTGGATTTGCCAACGACGGCCAGCCGGGCAATCAGAACCCGGACGGGCAGGAGTGCTCGGAAACGCAGAAGGAGGCATCGCCTTGGTGGCGCGTTGATTTGCTCACTCCGGAGGCGGTTCGAGTGGTGAGGATCACCACTAGGGGCTGCTGCGGGCACCAACCGCTGCAGGATCTGGAGATTCGGGTGGGAAACAGCAGTTCGGACCTGCAGCGGAATCCACTGTGCGCGTGGTACCCGGGCACTATGGACGAGGGGACGACAAAAAGTTTCACCTGTGCCAGGCCGTTGATCGGTCAGTATGTCACGGTGCAGCTGGTGGGCGTCGAGAGCAGCTTGAGCCTGTGCGAGGTGGAAGTGTTTTCGAACGATGAGTTCTCGCCGGATCGATGCGCGGCGCCGAATCTGAATGCCGATACGATCCTGACGACGTTCGCGAAGACTTGCTACGAATTTCACATCACGAGGGGCGAGAGCTTCGACAAGGCGAGGCAGGTTTGTCAAAAACACG GGGGAGATCTAATCCACGACATGCGCGGAGCCACCACGGATTACATCATTTCCGAACTGGAGCGACGTAAGACGGACCTGCGGACGCAGCTGGTGTGGATCGGAGCGCAGAAGGAGCCCGGCATTACGATTCGTACCTGGAAGTGGGTGAACG GCGATACGGTGCTGAAGCCGACCTGGGGCAAAGACCAGCCCAACAACTACAACGGCGAGCAGAACTGTGTCGTGCTGGATGGGGGCCGCAGCTGGCTGTGGAACGATGTCGGCTGCAATCTGGACTATCTGAACTTTATCTGCCAGCATAAGCCGCTGAGCTGCGGGTCACCGGAGGCGCTGGTCAACACGACGATTGTGGGCAAAAACTTCACCATCGGGGCGGCCATCAGCTATCGGTGCCCGGTGGGTCACTCGTTGATCGGGGACGGGCAGCGGCTCTGTCAGGACACGGGAGTCTGGAGCGGAAGGCCACCGACCTGCAAGT ACGTGGACTGCGGTCGTCTAGCCGAGATCGATCACGGTGGCATCATCCTCTCGGAGCAACGTACCAGCTTCGACGTCAAAGCCACGTACACGTGCCACGAAAACTACACCCTCATCGGTAACGAGAACCGAACCTGCACTCTGGATGGTTGGTCCGGTACGGATCCGAAATGTTTGGTCGATTGGTGCCCGGAGCCGCCACCAATCCAGGGCGGCTCGATCAAGGTGTCCGGTCGCCGGGCCGGTTCCACCGCTATTTACGCTTGCGACTACGGGTTCGTCCTGATCGGGGAGCCCGTGTTGTCGTGCGGTCTCGGCGGAAACTGGACCGGAAAGACGCCGGTGTGTCGGTTTGTGGATTGTGGCATGCCTGCCCGGCCCGATCGGGGCAACATGCTGCTGGTGAACGATTCCACGACCGTTGGATCGATGGTGCGGTACTTCTGCGATGatgattattggttggttggaccGCAGGAACTGTTCTGCACGAAGGATGGCAAGTGGTCCGGAAGTGCTCCTGCTTGTGAAT TGATTACTTGTGAAACGCCTCACGTTCCGCCAGGATCGTACGTCGTTGGATACGACTACAACATCCACTCGTCCATTCAGTATCACTGCGACCCCGGTCACATACTGCGCGGTGAGGATACTCTCACCTGTCTGGAATCCGGTCACTGGAGCGGTGAAGCACCCGACTGCGAGTACGTCGACTGTGGCCCTCTGACCCCAATACCGTTCGGATCGCACCGCTATCTGCAGAATACGACCTTCCTCGGATCGGAAGTGATGTACTCGTGCGCTAACTCGCACCGATTGAGCGGTAGCCCGAAGCGAATCTGTCTGGAGACCGGTCTATGGAGTGATGCTGCGCCACGATGCGAGGAGATCCGCTGCCCGGAACCGACATTCGCTCCCCATAGCATCCTCAGCGTTACCGGAAATGATCGAATGTATGGCCGGACACTGATCCGAACGTCGGATGTGGCGGCCAACAGCGTGCAGACGTACAAGATCGGTGCATTGGCCAAGTACCGTTGCGAACGGGGTTACAAGATCGTCGGAGAACCGTTGATCACCTGCGAGGAGAACGGACTTTGGAGTGGGGAGATTCCGGAGTGTGTCT ATGTTGACTGTCAGGCGCCGCCCTCAACCAAACACGGGCGTGTCACATTGGCAACCAATGCGACGTATTATGGAGCGGCTGCTTTGTATGAGTGCGATGCCAACTTCAAGCTGGACGGCGTGTCGCGGCGGTTGTGCATGGAGGACGGAAGCTGGAGTCACGACACTCCGGCTTGCGTCGAGATCACCTGTGACGAGCCGAATCTCAGCGATAACTTGGTGGCGGATTTGGGTAGCAGGAAGGTGGGAACGGCGGCCAAGTTCAGCTGCGCCAAGGGTAGGTATATGGTCGGAAATGGGACGAGGACCTGTCAGCAAACGGGCATCTGGTCCGGACGGAATCCGGTGTGTAAAT tgatCGACTGCGGCAGGCCTGCGGATATCGAAAATGGAAGAGTGATCGTAGTCAACGATTCCACGGTTTATGGTGGATCGGCTGAGTACCACTGCATTCCGCACTATAACCGTATTGGGCCGTACTTGCGGAAGTGCATGGATGACGGCAAATGGAGTGGCGAGGAGCCTCGTTGCGAAT TGATCGTCAACGACGCCCAGGAGACGAACAGTCTCGGAACCGGCATTGCCATCGGCGCCGCCATCATCGTCATCCTTCTGATCCTGATCGGAGTTCTGTTCCTGCACCGAAACAAAGCCCGCCCGGTTAAGAACACGGAAAACGTTCAAGCCGCGGAACACAAGGACGAGCAGAATGCGGCCGTCATGTCCTACTCCTCGCTGGAGAACGGTCGACACAACTTTGACCTGCCGAACCGGGGCAACCTGGTGACGTTCAACACGTTCCAGGGCGCCAATGGAACCAACCCGCCCCCTCCCAGCCGACTCAACGGCAACGGGCCGAGCATTAGCGtaagcaacaacaacagcatcaGCAGTAGGCACATGAACGGCGGGGGCGAAAACATCTACGACCAAATACCGAGCGAGCAGTTCTACGACGCCCCGTACGAAATGCGAAGCAACGAAGAGGTCTACGAACCGGAACCCACGGCCCGAGGGAACGTCATCACCATCAACGGGGTGAGCGTGCGATGA